Below is a genomic region from Betta splendens chromosome 8, fBetSpl5.4, whole genome shotgun sequence.
GACGAAGCCGCCGGCGGACGAGCGATAGTCTCTGGAGTGAGACGCCGTCCCCAGGACGAACAGCCCGGGGGCGTCCTCCCCTTCGTACCAGGCCGTCACCGCCGGCAACCTGCCTTTGGCGTTCTCACTGGGGGGCAGGCGCGCGGAGCTGCAGAGAAGGCGGAGCTCAGTCTGAGAAACACGCAAGCGTTCAGGACCGAGAGTCGCTCACCCGTCAAACACGCTGAAGTTGAATCTGAAGCCGAGGCAGCGGATCACTCGGTCGTAGGGTTTCCGTGTGGGAAAGTTGTCGATGTGATGTCCGGCCAGCTCTTCTCCGCTGACGACAGAACCGTTCTGGACGTACTTAGTCAAAGTCAGGTACAACTTTCCGTTCCGCTCAGTCTTCTTCCGACCACAGCTTCTGTGGTTCTGCTCTTTTCGTTTGGCGATGACTATTTTCTCCAGTCGCGCCTCCACCAGCCCATCGAGGGACTTCAGCTGGTACGTGTCCAACAGCTCATTGTTCACGGCCCTGAAGAACAAAGGAGAGCATTGCTTAATGTGACTGAAGCATTGGCAGACATGTACATCTCATGGAGGGTGCTGGAAGGTCAAACCCTCAGACCTGAGGTCTCCAACGTAATGCGTCTGCCAGGCCAGACGCACGGCGCTTGAACTGAGCATGTGCACCCGACTGGCTCGTCCCAAGATGCTCTGGGCGGTTTCAAAGGCAGAGTTGCCCTTGCCCAGGATGAGGACTGCCTGGTCCCTGTAGTCGTCAGGATTGGTGGAGATGGACTCGTAGCCCTCAACCAGGTCAGAACCAACAAAGTCCACTGTCTGAGGAACCCACAAACCGGTGGCTACGAGGAGTACGCTGAACAGGAGGGAACAGGAAGTTGACCTGAGCCTGGACCGTGTTACCTCGGGTTACGCAGGACGGGACATACCTGCAGCTGTAGTCTGAGGCGTTCTGATCGGTCAGAACGTAGCTCCTCCCAGAGCCCGACTGCACGGCCCGGATCCGCCCCACGTCCACGCCGTAGCGGACCCTCAGGCTGAGCTCCGTGGCAAACATGGCCAGGTAGCGTGGGAAGGCGTCGGCTGGGGGGTAGAACTCACCGCTCACCCTCTTGAACAGAAGATCCGGTTCATGGCTCAGCAGCGAGTTCCAGTCGTGGCGCAGGTTGAACTCTCGGTTCTGCCTCCCTGTGTAGATCTTGTTGATACTGATGAGCTTCCGGTGCCTGGGATACCTTCACACGGGAAACAGAACCGGGTCAAGGGTGGAGACAAGAGCTTCCTGCTCTAAACTCGATGCTTTCCATGTGATCTACCTGTTAAAGAAGCTGCCTGGTCCCTGGTTCCGCTCCAAGATGATGTAGTGCCTTTGGGCCTTGGAAAGGAAATATCCCATCTGCAGCCCTGCAGGCCCGGCGCCCAGCACGCAGTACTcaatgtggtggtggtggttcgGAGAACTTCTGACACAGCCGGTCAGGACGAGCAGAATGAAACAGAGAAGGTTGAGGTCCATCACCTGCTGGAGACGAGGGAGTGTAAGAGCGAATCAAAGCGCGAAACCAGAGATGTCAAACAGAACCGTTCACTGCACCTCAGCAAAGGTTCCACAGGTCTCTGGACTCCACTTGGGGGACAGAACCTCATTGTTCCCAGGACACTGCttaacacagaaacagcagatgtgtcataaatgcagttttatttatttatttattgttgttgctgatcTGCCTCACGCTGAACCAGGTCAGgagggagctgaggagaaccagGGCCATGAAGGCAACAGGCCCTGAtcacatcagctccaggctcctcagTGTGCAGACCAGCTCAGGGTCCTCTCCatattcaacctgagcctcagcctggagAGACTACCAGTACTCTGGGGGACTTCCTGCCTGGTTCCGGTTCCAAAAGTATCCCATCCTAGGGAGCTGAACCACTTCAGACCTGTCACCTTAACCTCCCACCTGATGAAGGCCGTGGAGAGGATCGTCCTCAGCCACCTCCGCACCCTGGTGAGCGCAGCACcggacccgctgcagtttgcaccaccatctacctgcagcatcgagccctgtctcacctggagtcaTCTGGGAGCACTGTGAGAGTCATGATTTTTggtttctccagtgctttcaacaccatccagccatcactgctgaggaggaagctggaagaGGCAGgcgtggaccaacatctggctgcttggactATCAACTACctcagacaggccacagtttgtgaggctgaaggactgtgtctgatgtggtagtctgcagcacaggggcACCTCAGGGGACGGTGCTCTCCCCCTTTCTGTGCACTCTGTACACATCGGACGCTCACGTCAGGGGGGCGAGCAGGAGTACAGGGAGGTCATCACTGACTTTGTGGTCTGGTGTGAAAATAACCACCTAACCCTtaacaccagcaaaacaaaacagctggttctggacttcaggaggtcccctccaccacacacagcggtgaacatccagggctcagacattgagcctgtggactcatttaaatacctgggtgttcacctcaacaataaactggactggtccaACAGCACAGACTCTGTATGAGAagggcctccagctgctgaggagactgaggtctgtGGTgagtgcagacagctgctgaggACTGTCTGTGACACTGTGGCCTCAGTGGTCCTGTATGGAGCTGGGTGCTGGTGTGGGGGGGCAGtacagcagagacaggaagagactcaacaagctgctgcagctctgtcctgggctgcactctgtccatggaggaggtggaggacagaactagcatccatcatggagaaccctccacccctgcaccacacggaggctctgagcagctccttcagcaccacactgttacagccacaggcaggaaggagctgctgcaggtcactgaCATCACACTCACATAAcactacagtgacacacagtTGTCACGGCCTGTTGGTCCCCtttctgttggtgttttactGGGATTACTGTTTTTTGTTGCACTAATATTACCGCTGTTTCCTTTTGCACAGCTTTTCTACTGCTggtgtttacttttcttttttgtccgTGATgccgctgctgtaaacacaaacatttccccattgtgAGATTAATAAATCTCAGTGTCGTCATCAGccaacatgcaaacaaacatctgttgCTATCAGAACATCTACACTTCATCTGAACCGGGTCGGAACCGGCACCGCTGGCTTCGGGCTCAACGTAAACTTTCTACCCGACGGAACCAGATGTGTcgaatgaaaatgaaatcaaattaaTGAAACGCAGCTTTCACCTCTTACACCCGTCGATCCACGCAGTCGAACCGGAACCAGGCGAAGCGGAGCAGCTACATCTTATCCTGTGTCGTTTTAAAGCGGACCGTGGAAACACGGAGTTCTCTTGTCCCACGGAGAAAACGAGCGTGGGGGTGTGACCAGAACCCTGTAGAACTATTTGCACTTCCTGTGCCTGAATCGCATCTTTCCGGTATTTTACGTACAGGCAGCGTCTGATTGGTCGCGTTCTACTTTCCCTTGATGATCTGATTGGTTGGCTGTGACCAGGGGCGGAGCTAGCGATGAACGAACTCAGACTGTTCTTCATCACCACGTGATCCTCCTGTCTAAACTTGGATGGAGAGGATCAGACATCAGTCTTCATATTGATCATCAGCTGATCCCTTGAGAGAGCGGTTTGTTTGAGGCCAGCTGATCAGCTGAGGCAGAAGGTGTGAGAGGCCCCTGACGTCATAATGAGGCCAAACAGGCCTGGAACCATGAAGGCTGCTCTTGCCTGAGACCACACACTGTAATGGAGATCCTCAAACCCAGACAAGCTGCATAAAGGAAGAGAAACTGACGTtttgggaggaagaggagcttttCAGACTTTATATCTtcatcatctgtgtgttttgctcttttttatTAATACATGTTGA
It encodes:
- the foxred2 gene encoding FAD-dependent oxidoreductase domain-containing protein 2 — encoded protein: MDLNLLCFILLVLTGCVRSSPNHHHHIEYCVLGAGPAGLQMGYFLSKAQRHYIILERNQGPGSFFNRYPRHRKLISINKIYTGRQNREFNLRHDWNSLLSHEPDLLFKRVSGEFYPPADAFPRYLAMFATELSLRVRYGVDVGRIRAVQSGSGRSYVLTDQNASDYSCSVLLVATGLWVPQTVDFVGSDLVEGYESISTNPDDYRDQAVLILGKGNSAFETAQSILGRASRVHMLSSSAVRLAWQTHYVGDLRAVNNELLDTYQLKSLDGLVEARLEKIVIAKRKEQNHRSCGRKKTERNGKLYLTLTKYVQNGSVVSGEELAGHHIDNFPTRKPYDRVIRCLGFRFNFSVFDGSARLPPSENAKGRLPAVTAWYEGEDAPGLFVLGTASHSRDYRSSAGGFVHGFRYTARAVHRVLEQRYHGNRWPSITLLTTQLLSWILKRVGEASGPYQMFEVLGDVILLRGSHCDYVEEFPIQALPQFSSLSGHEVSSHGLLVLVMQYGKKKIDYLGRSRAETDWTKAWRSNFLHPVLYFYDRLPTDKEMTLRPHSWPLPRPRALHHMIEDFLTEWDGPVSHVQPLRRFLEHCVQTDLRSFYADSCFRLSLTHRKPPLFCRQRYLQQQGVARRHRQPQHAHAAGLIAAERQAGPAQSDPAFPSFLAQAEASVSSGLKLDL